One Streptomyces sp. ML-6 genomic region harbors:
- a CDS encoding IS607 family transposase — protein sequence MNLTEWAKTQGVHPQTAYRWFREGVLPVPAQRVGPRTILVNIDANTTPEAIGGLGLYARVSSHDQKTDLERQVARLSAWAVNAGHRVVRVEAEIASGMNGCRSKARRLLADPNVTTVVVEHKDRLGRMNVELVEAALSATGRRLLVVDDGEVADDLVRDMVEVLTSFCARLYGRRSARNRARKALEAAEHG from the coding sequence GTGAATCTGACGGAATGGGCGAAGACGCAGGGTGTGCATCCGCAGACCGCGTATCGCTGGTTCCGTGAGGGGGTGTTGCCGGTACCGGCTCAGCGGGTCGGACCGCGCACGATCCTGGTGAACATCGACGCGAACACTACGCCTGAGGCCATCGGTGGTCTGGGCCTGTATGCCCGTGTGTCCTCGCACGATCAGAAGACCGATCTGGAACGCCAGGTCGCGCGGCTGTCGGCGTGGGCGGTGAACGCCGGTCACCGGGTCGTTCGTGTCGAGGCGGAGATCGCTTCGGGGATGAACGGCTGCCGTTCGAAGGCCCGGCGTCTGCTGGCCGACCCGAACGTGACCACCGTGGTGGTGGAGCATAAGGACCGGCTCGGCCGGATGAACGTCGAGCTTGTCGAGGCCGCCTTGTCGGCGACGGGCCGTCGCCTGCTGGTGGTGGACGACGGCGAGGTCGCAGACGACCTGGTGCGGGACATGGTGGAGGTACTGACGTCGTTCTGCGCCCGTCTGTACGGGCGCAGGTCGGCGAGGAACCGTGCCCGCAAGGCACTGGAAGCGGCCGAACATGGCTGA
- a CDS encoding cobalamin B12-binding domain-containing protein — translation MGVTGPIRVVVAKPGLDGHDRGAKVIARALRDAGMEVIYTGLHQTPEQIVDTAIQEDADAIGLSILSGAHNTLFAKVIELLKEREAEDIKVFGGGIIPEADIAPLKEQGVAEIFTPGATTVSIVEWVHANVRHPAEA, via the coding sequence ATGGGTGTGACCGGTCCGATCCGTGTGGTGGTGGCGAAGCCGGGCCTGGACGGCCATGATCGCGGCGCCAAGGTGATCGCGCGGGCCCTGCGCGACGCAGGGATGGAGGTCATCTACACCGGGCTCCACCAGACGCCCGAGCAGATCGTGGACACCGCGATCCAGGAGGACGCCGACGCGATCGGCCTCTCGATCCTCTCGGGTGCGCACAACACGCTCTTCGCCAAGGTGATCGAGCTGCTGAAGGAGCGCGAGGCGGAGGACATCAAGGTCTTCGGCGGCGGCATCATCCCGGAGGCGGACATCGCCCCGCTGAAGGAGCAGGGCGTCGCGGAGATCTTCACCCCGGGCGCCACGACGGTCTCGATCGTCGAATGGGTCCACGCGAACGTGCGCCACCCCGCCGAAGCCTGA
- a CDS encoding AAA family ATPase, which produces MTVPETTAATGVQALRPHAEDAFAHELKALAAADDRPRPARWQLSPWAVATYLLGGTLPDGTVITPKYVGPRRLVEVAVTTLATDRALLLLGVPGTAKTWVSEHLAAAVSGDSTLLVQGTAGTPEEAVRYGWNYAQLLAHGPSRDALVPSPLMRAMSGGMTARIEELTRIPADVQDSLITILSEKTLPVPELGQEVQAVRGFNVIATANDRDRGVNELSSALRRRFNTVVLPLPATPEAEVDIVSRRVDQIGRSLDLPAAPDGMAEIRRVVTVFRELRDGVTTDGRTKLKSPSGTLSTAEAISVVTNGLALAAHFGDGVLRPGDVAAGILGAVVRDPAADRVVWQEYLETVVRERDGWKDFYRACREVSA; this is translated from the coding sequence ATGACCGTGCCCGAAACCACCGCCGCCACCGGCGTGCAGGCACTGCGCCCGCACGCCGAGGACGCCTTCGCCCACGAGCTGAAGGCCCTCGCCGCGGCCGACGACCGCCCGCGGCCCGCCCGTTGGCAGCTCTCGCCCTGGGCCGTCGCCACCTACCTGCTCGGCGGCACCCTGCCCGACGGCACGGTGATCACACCCAAGTACGTGGGCCCGCGCCGCCTCGTCGAGGTCGCGGTGACCACGCTCGCCACCGACCGGGCCCTCCTGCTCCTCGGGGTTCCCGGCACCGCCAAGACCTGGGTCTCGGAGCACCTCGCGGCCGCCGTCAGCGGCGATTCGACCCTGCTCGTCCAGGGCACGGCGGGCACCCCCGAGGAAGCCGTCCGCTACGGCTGGAACTACGCGCAGCTGCTCGCGCACGGCCCCAGCCGCGACGCCCTGGTGCCCAGCCCGCTCATGCGCGCCATGTCCGGCGGCATGACCGCCCGCATCGAGGAACTGACCCGGATTCCCGCCGACGTCCAGGACTCGCTCATCACGATCCTGTCGGAGAAGACGCTCCCCGTCCCCGAGCTGGGCCAGGAGGTCCAGGCGGTCCGCGGGTTCAACGTCATCGCCACCGCCAACGACCGCGACCGCGGGGTCAACGAACTGTCCAGCGCGCTGCGCCGCCGGTTCAACACCGTCGTGCTCCCGCTGCCGGCCACCCCCGAGGCCGAGGTGGACATCGTGTCCCGGCGCGTCGACCAGATAGGGCGTTCCCTCGACCTCCCGGCCGCTCCCGACGGAATGGCCGAGATCCGACGCGTCGTCACGGTCTTCCGCGAGCTGCGCGACGGCGTCACCACCGACGGCCGCACCAAGCTCAAGTCCCCCTCGGGCACGCTGTCGACGGCCGAGGCGATCTCCGTCGTCACCAACGGCCTGGCCCTGGCCGCGCACTTCGGCGACGGAGTGCTGCGCCCCGGCGACGTGGCGGCCGGCATCCTCGGCGCGGTCGTCCGCGACCCCGCGGCCGACCGGGTGGTCTGGCAGGAGTACCTGGAGACGGTGGTCCGGGAGCGGGACGGGTGGAAGGACTTCTACCGCGCCTGCCGCGAGGTGTCCGCATGA
- the sucC gene encoding ADP-forming succinate--CoA ligase subunit beta → MDLFEYQARDLFAKHGVPVLAGEVIDTPEAAREATERLGGKSVVKAQVKVGGRGKAGGVKLAATPDEAVARATDILGMDIKGHTVHKVMIAETAPEIVEEYYVSYLLDRTNRTFLAMASVQGGMDIEEVAEKTPEALAKVPVDSNTGVTIEKAREIVAQAKFPAEVAEKVAEVLVTLWDTFVAEDALLVEVNPLAKVASGDILALDGKVSLDENADFRQPEHEALEDKAAANPLEAAAKAKNLNYVKLDGQVGIIGNGAGLVMSTLDVVAYAGENHGNVKPANFLDIGGGASAEVMANGLEIILGDPDVKSVFVNVFGGITACDEVANGIVQALELLKSKGEDVTKPLVVRLDGNNAELGRKILSDANHPLVQRVDTMDGAADKAAELAAAAK, encoded by the coding sequence GTGGACCTGTTCGAGTACCAGGCGAGGGACCTCTTCGCCAAGCACGGTGTACCGGTGCTGGCCGGTGAAGTCATCGACACGCCTGAGGCGGCCCGCGAGGCGACCGAGCGGCTGGGCGGCAAGTCGGTCGTCAAGGCGCAGGTGAAGGTCGGCGGTCGCGGCAAGGCCGGCGGCGTCAAGCTGGCCGCCACCCCCGACGAGGCGGTCGCCCGCGCGACCGACATCCTCGGCATGGACATCAAGGGCCACACGGTCCACAAGGTGATGATCGCCGAGACCGCGCCGGAGATCGTCGAGGAGTACTACGTCTCGTACCTCCTCGACCGCACCAACCGCACCTTCCTGGCCATGGCCTCGGTGCAGGGCGGCATGGACATCGAGGAGGTCGCGGAGAAGACCCCCGAGGCCCTTGCGAAGGTCCCGGTCGACTCCAACACCGGCGTCACGATCGAGAAGGCCCGCGAGATCGTCGCCCAGGCGAAGTTCCCGGCCGAGGTCGCCGAGAAGGTCGCCGAGGTCCTGGTGACGCTGTGGGACACCTTCGTCGCCGAGGACGCGCTCCTCGTCGAGGTCAACCCGCTCGCGAAGGTCGCCTCCGGCGACATCCTCGCGCTGGACGGCAAGGTCTCCCTCGACGAGAACGCCGACTTCCGTCAGCCCGAGCACGAGGCGCTGGAGGACAAGGCCGCGGCCAACCCGCTGGAGGCCGCCGCCAAGGCCAAGAACCTCAACTACGTCAAGCTCGACGGCCAGGTCGGCATCATCGGCAACGGCGCCGGTCTGGTCATGTCGACGCTGGACGTCGTCGCGTACGCCGGTGAGAACCACGGCAACGTGAAGCCCGCCAACTTCCTCGACATCGGTGGCGGCGCGTCCGCCGAGGTCATGGCGAACGGCCTGGAGATCATCCTCGGCGACCCGGACGTCAAGTCCGTCTTCGTCAACGTCTTCGGCGGCATCACCGCGTGCGACGAGGTCGCCAACGGCATCGTCCAGGCCCTCGAGCTGCTCAAGTCCAAGGGCGAGGACGTCACCAAGCCGCTGGTCGTGCGCCTCGACGGCAACAACGCGGAGCTGGGTCGCAAGATCCTCTCCGACGCGAACCACCCGCTCGTTCAGCGCGTGGACACCATGGACGGCGCGGCCGACAAGGCCGCCGAGCTCGCCGCGGCTGCGAAGTAA
- a CDS encoding SWIM zinc finger family protein — translation MLLSHGGEPSRTAVPVARWTVEQVLALAPDDASRKAGSKLGSAGPWSDGGCDGSGAVWGLCKGSGSKPYSTVVDITGPAYKCSCPSRKFPCKHALGLLLVWASDESALPGGETPDWAGEWLAGRRARAAGKAGSAERDAPAGGAASGPADPEAARRRAERRAERITGGAQELEERLADLLRGGLAAAGQAGYGLWEETAARMVDAQAPGLASRVRELGSVPGSGQGWPVRLLEECALLHLLNSAWLGIDRLPEPLAATVRTRVGLTSHAEGPPVRDHWLVLAQYDIPDGRIVARRIWLHGRRTGRTALLLSFGAAGRSPALALPVGVTIDAEITPHPGAGQLRAELGELFGTPSPLGTPPPGGTAADAIGAYGRALRDDPWLDSWPVTLDEVIPVPSGDGWQLVDAAGGAALPVAPAALSRPGLWKLVALSGGAPVTVFGECGHRGFDPLAAWSTEAEAGPGAEPGTGTGAGTGTGTGAETGNGAGTGTGTDTGPGTAWADGAEGLVAGPADATSGTVPLI, via the coding sequence ATGCTGCTATCTCACGGGGGAGAACCTTCGCGCACCGCCGTTCCGGTGGCGCGCTGGACGGTGGAGCAGGTGCTGGCCCTCGCTCCTGACGACGCGTCGCGCAAGGCGGGGAGCAAGCTCGGTTCGGCGGGTCCGTGGTCGGACGGCGGGTGCGACGGCTCGGGTGCGGTGTGGGGGCTGTGCAAGGGCAGCGGGAGCAAGCCGTACAGCACGGTCGTGGACATCACGGGCCCCGCGTACAAGTGCAGTTGTCCGAGCCGGAAGTTCCCGTGCAAGCACGCCCTGGGGCTGTTGCTGGTCTGGGCGTCGGACGAGTCGGCGCTGCCGGGCGGCGAGACGCCGGACTGGGCCGGGGAGTGGCTGGCGGGCCGGCGCGCGCGGGCGGCCGGGAAGGCGGGGAGCGCGGAGCGTGACGCACCGGCGGGTGGGGCGGCGTCCGGTCCGGCCGATCCGGAGGCCGCCCGGCGGCGGGCGGAGCGCCGGGCCGAGCGGATCACCGGCGGTGCGCAGGAGCTGGAGGAGCGGCTCGCGGACCTGCTGCGCGGGGGGCTCGCGGCGGCCGGTCAGGCGGGGTACGGGCTCTGGGAGGAGACGGCGGCCCGCATGGTCGATGCTCAGGCGCCCGGACTGGCGTCCAGGGTGCGGGAGTTGGGGTCCGTCCCGGGGTCCGGGCAGGGGTGGCCGGTGCGGCTGCTGGAGGAGTGCGCGCTGCTCCATCTGCTGAACAGCGCCTGGCTGGGCATCGACCGGCTGCCGGAGCCGCTGGCGGCCACGGTCCGCACCCGGGTGGGGCTGACGTCCCACGCCGAGGGCCCGCCGGTCCGCGACCACTGGCTGGTCCTCGCCCAGTACGACATCCCGGACGGCCGGATCGTCGCCCGCCGCATCTGGCTGCACGGCAGGAGGACGGGCCGCACGGCGCTGCTGCTGTCCTTCGGGGCGGCCGGGCGCTCCCCCGCCCTGGCGCTGCCGGTGGGCGTCACGATCGACGCCGAGATCACGCCCCATCCGGGCGCCGGTCAGCTGCGGGCGGAGCTGGGAGAGCTGTTCGGGACGCCGTCACCGCTCGGCACCCCGCCGCCCGGCGGCACCGCGGCCGACGCGATCGGGGCGTACGGGCGGGCCCTGCGGGACGACCCCTGGCTGGACTCCTGGCCGGTGACGCTGGACGAGGTCATACCCGTGCCGTCCGGGGACGGCTGGCAGTTGGTGGACGCGGCGGGCGGGGCGGCCCTGCCCGTCGCCCCGGCCGCGCTGTCCCGGCCCGGCCTGTGGAAGCTCGTCGCGCTCTCCGGTGGCGCCCCGGTCACCGTCTTCGGCGAATGCGGCCACCGCGGCTTCGACCCGCTCGCGGCCTGGTCCACCGAAGCCGAAGCCGGACCCGGAGCCGAACCCGGGACGGGCACAGGGGCAGGAACGGGCACGGGGACAGGAGCGGAGACGGGGAACGGGGCGGGGACCGGTACCGGTACGGATACGGGTCCGGGCACGGCCTGGGCGGACGGCGCCGAGGGCCTCGTGGCCGGTCCCGCCGACGCGACGTCCGGGACCGTACCGCTCATCTGA
- a CDS encoding transposase — protein MADLRPIAAPFVALGPSGVAVRTRLGDLTPADEKVLRLVGAHLGSLASKDLKARCTDGLEHSAESWAVRKRDLTAQSSSRWAGAITKATHDQWALARRGQAAHVQGLEAGIATIRHRLSLPVGRKGTKQTPGGYRSTHEWFNKARRLHVLEDRLEKVRADREAGRVHVVRGGNRLLGTRHNLDRAQLTASQWRERWEAGRWFLKADGESGKRFGNETIRITPEGEVSIKLPAPLADLANARHGRYVLAAKLRFPYREQEWADRVEANRAVAYRIHYDTGRGRWYVDASWQIPPTATIPLQAALAGGVIGVDTNADHLAAWRLDTHGNPIGRPRRFFYDLSQGAQHRDAQVRHALTRLLNWAKACGVKAIAVEDLDFQTGKTREKHGRKRRFRQLISGMPTGKLRARLTSMADATGIAIIAVDPAYTSKWGAQHWQKPMAGPTRKTTRHDAASIAIGRRAQGHPIRRRTTPPRAHQSDVHGHRTIQADRCAPGREGPRPRIPGPRTRSVPPDAASTRATRTSKTVRGVRSDQVWVQDSLLLTD, from the coding sequence ATGGCTGACCTCCGCCCGATCGCCGCGCCGTTCGTCGCTCTCGGCCCGTCCGGTGTGGCGGTGCGTACCCGGCTGGGGGACCTCACGCCCGCGGATGAGAAGGTTCTGCGCCTGGTGGGGGCGCACCTGGGCTCGCTCGCCTCGAAGGACCTCAAAGCGCGTTGCACCGACGGCTTGGAGCACTCCGCCGAGTCATGGGCGGTCCGTAAGCGGGACCTGACGGCCCAGTCGTCGTCCAGGTGGGCCGGGGCGATCACGAAGGCCACGCATGACCAGTGGGCGCTCGCCCGGCGCGGCCAGGCCGCGCACGTGCAGGGCCTCGAAGCCGGTATCGCGACGATCCGGCACCGGCTGTCGCTGCCGGTCGGCCGGAAGGGCACCAAGCAGACTCCGGGCGGCTACCGCTCCACGCACGAGTGGTTTAACAAAGCGCGCCGCCTGCACGTGCTGGAGGACCGGCTCGAGAAGGTTCGGGCCGACCGGGAAGCGGGTCGGGTGCACGTCGTGCGTGGCGGTAACCGTCTGCTGGGCACCCGTCACAACCTCGACAGGGCGCAGCTCACCGCGTCCCAGTGGCGTGAGCGGTGGGAAGCGGGGCGCTGGTTCCTCAAGGCGGACGGCGAGTCGGGGAAAAGGTTCGGCAACGAGACGATCCGCATCACGCCCGAGGGCGAAGTGTCGATCAAGCTCCCGGCCCCGCTCGCCGACCTGGCGAACGCCCGGCACGGCCGGTACGTACTCGCTGCCAAGCTGCGGTTCCCTTACCGGGAGCAGGAGTGGGCCGACCGCGTGGAGGCCAACCGGGCCGTGGCCTACCGCATCCACTACGACACCGGGCGCGGCCGCTGGTACGTGGACGCCTCCTGGCAGATCCCACCCACCGCGACCATCCCACTCCAAGCCGCCCTCGCGGGCGGCGTGATCGGCGTGGACACCAACGCCGACCACCTCGCCGCATGGCGCCTGGACACCCACGGCAACCCGATCGGCCGGCCGCGCCGGTTCTTCTACGACCTGTCTCAAGGCGCCCAGCACCGCGACGCCCAGGTACGGCACGCCCTCACACGGCTGCTGAACTGGGCCAAAGCCTGCGGCGTCAAGGCCATCGCGGTCGAAGACCTCGACTTCCAGACCGGGAAGACCAGAGAGAAGCACGGGCGCAAGCGCCGATTCCGGCAACTCATCTCCGGCATGCCGACGGGCAAGCTCCGCGCCCGGCTGACCTCCATGGCCGACGCCACAGGCATCGCGATCATCGCCGTGGACCCGGCCTACACCAGCAAGTGGGGCGCCCAGCACTGGCAAAAGCCGATGGCCGGCCCCACCCGTAAGACCACCCGGCACGATGCAGCGAGCATCGCGATCGGACGACGCGCCCAGGGACACCCGATCCGGCGACGGACGACACCGCCCCGTGCACACCAGAGCGATGTGCACGGGCATCGGACCATCCAGGCCGACCGGTGTGCCCCTGGGCGTGAGGGACCCCGCCCCCGCATCCCCGGACCACGGACACGATCCGTGCCGCCGGACGCGGCGAGTACGCGGGCAACCAGGACATCCAAAACCGTTCGGGGTGTCCGCAGTGACCAGGTATGGGTCCAAGACTCACTCCTGCTCACTGATTAG
- a CDS encoding DUF5682 family protein: protein MTSAERPAGPLLLGVRHHGPGSARAVRAALDAASPGAVLVEGPPEGDALLPLAADEGMRPPVALLAHAVDDPGQAAFWPLAAFSPEWVAIRWALAHDVPVRFIDLPAAHSLAMTRAEEQAEQAAGGDGDGGGRAGHGTAAADCAGGPSGAADPSADPSTDPTSDPAAQAPVDPVAVLAGAAGYDDPERWWEDVVEHRAQDGGPADPLAPFAALAEAMTALREVYGDGGHPRDAVREAYMRIQLRKAVKEFSDGVAVVCGAWHVPALGARTTLTADRALLKGLPKVRTGMTWVPWSHRRLARHSGYGAGIDSPGWYGHLFEAADRPVERWMTKVAGLLRDEDRFVSSAHVIEAVRLAGSLAALRGRPLAGLSETTDAIRAVMCEGSDVPLALVRDRLVVGETLGEVPDTAPAVPLQRDLARQQRTLRLKPEAQERELELDLRKDNDAARSRLLHRLRLLAVGWGEPVAGRASTGTFRESWLLRWEPELYVQVAEAGTWGTTVLSAATARAGALAEAATTLAEVTTLAEQCLLAELPEALPVVMRALADRAALDSDVGHLADALPALARTLRYGDVRSTDTTALGEVAAGLAERIRVGLPPACTGLDADGAEEMRRRVDGVHTAIGLLSGTARAEADTDGLRERWAAVLHGLAARDTVAGVIRGRAARLLLDEGRLGEDEAARLMGLALSPGTPPPDAAAWIEGFVGGAAGGGMLLVHDERLLGLVDAWLTGVPADTFVDVLPLLRRTFSAYEAGVRRTLGELVRRGPAVGGPAAVSGAGATAPGFGPALDGARADAVEPVLRLLLDLPTAPAAGGAAPPGSTGDARTAENTESTENAEEPLGATG, encoded by the coding sequence ATGACCTCGGCCGAGCGCCCCGCGGGGCCGCTGCTGCTGGGGGTGCGGCACCACGGCCCCGGCTCGGCCCGCGCCGTCCGCGCCGCTCTGGACGCCGCAAGTCCGGGGGCCGTGCTCGTCGAGGGGCCGCCGGAGGGCGACGCGCTGCTGCCCCTGGCCGCCGACGAGGGGATGCGGCCACCGGTCGCGCTCCTCGCGCACGCCGTGGACGACCCGGGGCAGGCGGCGTTCTGGCCGCTGGCCGCGTTCTCGCCCGAATGGGTCGCGATCCGCTGGGCCCTCGCACACGACGTCCCGGTCCGCTTCATCGACCTGCCCGCGGCGCACTCCCTGGCCATGACCCGCGCCGAGGAACAAGCGGAACAAGCGGCGGGTGGGGACGGTGACGGCGGCGGCAGGGCGGGGCACGGGACCGCGGCGGCCGACTGCGCGGGCGGGCCGTCCGGTGCGGCCGACCCGTCCGCCGATCCGTCCACCGACCCGACGTCCGACCCGGCCGCGCAGGCGCCGGTCGATCCCGTCGCCGTGCTCGCCGGGGCGGCGGGCTACGACGACCCGGAGCGCTGGTGGGAGGACGTCGTCGAACACCGCGCCCAGGACGGCGGACCCGCCGACCCGCTGGCCCCCTTCGCCGCGCTCGCCGAGGCGATGACCGCCCTGCGCGAGGTGTACGGGGACGGCGGCCACCCGCGCGACGCCGTCCGCGAGGCGTACATGCGCATCCAACTGCGCAAGGCGGTCAAGGAGTTCAGCGACGGCGTCGCGGTCGTCTGCGGCGCCTGGCACGTCCCCGCCCTCGGCGCGAGGACCACGCTCACCGCCGACCGCGCCCTGCTCAAGGGGCTGCCCAAGGTCAGGACCGGGATGACCTGGGTGCCCTGGTCGCACCGCAGGCTCGCCCGGCACAGCGGATACGGGGCGGGCATCGACTCGCCCGGCTGGTACGGGCACCTCTTCGAGGCCGCCGACCGCCCGGTCGAGCGGTGGATGACCAAGGTCGCCGGACTGCTGCGCGACGAGGACCGGTTCGTGTCGTCCGCCCACGTCATCGAGGCCGTCCGGCTCGCCGGGAGCCTCGCCGCCCTGCGCGGCCGTCCGCTCGCCGGCCTGAGCGAGACGACCGACGCGATCAGGGCCGTGATGTGCGAGGGCTCCGACGTGCCGCTGGCCCTCGTCCGGGACCGGCTCGTCGTCGGCGAGACCCTCGGCGAGGTCCCGGACACCGCCCCCGCCGTCCCCCTGCAGCGTGACCTCGCCCGCCAACAGCGCACGCTCCGGCTCAAACCGGAGGCGCAGGAGCGGGAACTGGAGCTCGACCTGCGCAAGGACAACGACGCGGCCCGCAGCCGGCTGCTCCACCGGCTGCGCCTCCTCGCCGTCGGCTGGGGCGAGCCCGTGGCCGGCCGGGCGAGCACCGGCACCTTCCGGGAGAGCTGGCTGTTGCGCTGGGAACCCGAGCTGTACGTACAGGTCGCCGAGGCCGGGACCTGGGGCACCACCGTGCTCTCCGCCGCGACGGCCAGGGCCGGGGCGCTGGCCGAGGCCGCCACCACGCTTGCCGAGGTCACCACGCTCGCCGAGCAGTGCCTCCTCGCGGAGCTGCCCGAGGCCCTGCCCGTCGTGATGCGGGCCCTCGCCGACCGGGCCGCGCTCGACTCCGACGTCGGCCACCTCGCCGACGCCCTGCCCGCCCTGGCCCGCACCCTGCGCTACGGCGACGTGCGGTCCACGGACACGACGGCGCTCGGCGAGGTCGCGGCCGGGCTCGCCGAACGGATCCGGGTGGGGTTGCCGCCCGCCTGCACCGGGCTCGACGCCGACGGTGCCGAGGAGATGCGCCGCCGGGTGGACGGCGTGCACACCGCGATCGGGCTGCTCTCCGGGACCGCGCGGGCGGAGGCGGACACGGACGGGCTGCGCGAGCGATGGGCGGCCGTGCTGCACGGACTCGCCGCCCGGGACACGGTCGCGGGGGTCATCCGGGGCCGCGCCGCCCGGCTGCTGCTCGACGAGGGGCGGCTCGGGGAGGACGAGGCGGCCCGGCTGATGGGCCTGGCCCTCTCGCCCGGCACGCCCCCGCCCGACGCCGCCGCGTGGATCGAGGGGTTCGTCGGGGGAGCCGCCGGGGGAGGGATGCTGCTCGTCCACGACGAGCGGCTGCTGGGCCTGGTCGACGCATGGCTCACCGGAGTCCCCGCCGACACCTTCGTCGACGTGCTGCCCCTGCTGCGCCGGACGTTCTCGGCGTACGAGGCGGGCGTACGGCGCACGCTGGGCGAGCTGGTGCGGCGCGGCCCGGCCGTGGGCGGCCCGGCGGCCGTCTCCGGGGCCGGTGCGACGGCACCCGGTTTCGGCCCCGCGCTGGACGGGGCCAGGGCCGACGCGGTGGAGCCGGTGCTGCGCCTCCTGCTCGACCTGCCCACCGCCCCGGCTGCCGGGGGCGCCGCCCCGCCCGGGAGCACGGGGGACGCAAGAACGGCGGAGAACACCGAAAGCACCGAAAACGCCGAGGAACCGCTGGGGGCAACGGGATGA
- a CDS encoding VWA domain-containing protein, whose translation MTTHTARTTGTVAGAAGTAGPVDGERLRRWRLVLGGDGAESTGHALTGRDAAMDGALTALYGGGRSGDRGRSGRSAGLGASAPSVARWLGDIRTYFPSSVVQVMQRDAIDRLGLSALLLEPEMLEAVEADVHLVGTLLSLNKAMPETTKETARAVVRKVVEDLEKRLATRTRATLTGALDRSARISRPRHHDIDWDRTIRANLKNYLPEYGTVVPERLIGYGRADRSVKKDVILCIDQSGSMAASVVYASVFGAVLASMRTLRTRLVVFDTAVVDLTDQLDDPVDVLFGTQLGGGTDINRALAYCQSQITRPADTVVVLISDLYEGGIRDEMLKRVAAMKASGVQFVTLLALSDEGAPAYDREHAAALGALGAPAFACTPDLFPEVMAAAIGKQPLPVPDREPDR comes from the coding sequence ATGACCACGCACACGGCCCGCACCACGGGCACGGTGGCCGGGGCGGCAGGCACGGCCGGGCCGGTGGACGGGGAACGGCTGCGGCGGTGGCGGCTGGTGCTGGGCGGGGACGGCGCCGAGAGCACCGGCCACGCCCTCACCGGGCGCGACGCCGCGATGGACGGCGCGCTGACCGCGCTGTACGGCGGGGGCAGGTCCGGCGACCGGGGCAGGAGCGGCCGCTCGGCCGGGCTCGGGGCCTCCGCGCCCTCCGTGGCCCGCTGGCTCGGCGACATCCGCACGTACTTCCCCAGCTCCGTCGTCCAGGTCATGCAGCGCGACGCGATCGACCGGCTCGGCCTCTCCGCGCTGCTCCTCGAACCGGAGATGCTGGAGGCCGTCGAGGCGGACGTCCACCTCGTCGGGACGCTCCTCTCGCTCAACAAGGCCATGCCCGAGACGACGAAGGAGACCGCGAGAGCGGTCGTGCGCAAGGTCGTCGAGGACCTGGAGAAGCGGCTCGCCACCCGCACCCGGGCGACCCTCACCGGCGCGCTGGACCGTTCGGCGCGGATCAGCCGGCCCCGTCACCACGACATCGACTGGGACCGCACCATCCGGGCCAACCTCAAGAACTACCTCCCCGAGTACGGCACCGTCGTCCCCGAACGGCTCATCGGTTACGGACGGGCCGACCGGTCCGTGAAGAAGGACGTGATCCTCTGCATCGACCAGTCGGGGTCGATGGCCGCCTCCGTGGTCTATGCCTCCGTCTTCGGTGCGGTGCTCGCCTCCATGCGAACCCTGCGGACCAGGCTCGTCGTCTTCGACACGGCGGTGGTCGACCTCACCGACCAGCTCGACGACCCCGTCGACGTCCTCTTCGGCACCCAGCTCGGCGGCGGCACCGACATCAACCGGGCGCTCGCGTACTGCCAGTCGCAGATCACCCGTCCGGCGGACACCGTCGTCGTTCTCATCAGCGACCTCTACGAGGGCGGCATACGCGACGAGATGCTGAAACGGGTCGCCGCGATGAAGGCGTCCGGTGTGCAGTTCGTGACCCTGCTCGCGCTGTCCGACGAGGGTGCGCCCGCCTACGACCGCGAGCACGCGGCGGCACTCGGTGCCCTGGGCGCACCGGCCTTCGCGTGCACCCCGGACCTGTTCCCCGAAGTGATGGCGGCGGCCATCGGGAAGCAGCCGCTCCCCGTGCCGGACAGGGAGCCGGACCGGTAG